A segment of the Candidatus Kuenenbacteria bacterium genome:
TTTATGCCAATGCCATGCAGGTGATGCACTCTAAAGAAGAGTTTGTCTTGGATTTTATGAATTTGTCGCCAGTGCAGGGCGTGGGCATTGTGGGCTCAAGAATTATTATGTCACCGGGACACATGAAAAGAGTGATTGCGGCGCTGCAGGATAATATGGCAAAATATGAGAGTGGATTTGGTAAAGTGGAACAGGCTGATGAGCCCGGGGAAATGGGCTTTAAAGGATAATTTAAATTTATAATTTTTTAGACTAGAATATATTTTTTCATGGCAAGTGATTATTACGAAATTCTTGGGGTGCCAAAGAGTGCCAGCCAAGAGGAAATAAAAAAAGCTTTTCGGAAATTGGCGCACGAACATCATCCGGATAAAAAGAGTGGTAATGAGGCCAAATTTAAAGAAATAAACGAGGCATATCAGGTTTTGAATAATCCGGAAAAGCGCAAACAATATGATCAGTTCGGCCAGACTTTTAAT
Coding sequences within it:
- a CDS encoding DUF3467 domain-containing protein; this translates as MENQQGQQKQIQIKVSDETLKGFYANAMQVMHSKEEFVLDFMNLSPVQGVGIVGSRIIMSPGHMKRVIAALQDNMAKYESGFGKVEQADEPGEMGFKG